GGAGTCGCGCGCGGCGACGGACTTCTCCACCGTGGAGAACCGGGGCTCGCTGGAGGTGGTGATTCGTGAAGGCGAGGTGCCGGACGTGAAGGTCACGCTGGATGAGAACCTCCAGCGCCACGTGCGCACCTTCGTGTCCTCCGGCAACACGCTGGTCATCGAGACGGACGGCTCGTTCGCGCCCCGGGGCCCGGCGCGCGTGGAGGTACTCGTGCCGCGCATGATTGGCGCGACGCAGGACGGCTCCGGCTCCCTGCGCGTGGAGGGCTTCGAGCACGTGAAGGAGGACGTGCGGCTGGTGGCGAAGGGCTCCGGCTCCCTGAGCTTCTGCGGCGGGGTGCGCACGCTGGATGCGAAGCTCAGCGGCTCCGGGAGCATGGAGCTGTGCGCGGCCGGTGAAGGCCTGGCCGAGTGGGTGGACCTGTCCCAGTCCGGCTCCGGCGACCT
The sequence above is drawn from the Corallococcus sp. NCRR genome and encodes:
- a CDS encoding GIN domain-containing protein, which produces MWKRLGWAALAAGLLSGCYFTDEIQGDGNTVTESRAATDFSTVENRGSLEVVIREGEVPDVKVTLDENLQRHVRTFVSSGNTLVIETDGSFAPRGPARVEVLVPRMIGATQDGSGSLRVEGFEHVKEDVRLVAKGSGSLSFCGGVRTLDAKLSGSGSMELCAAGEGLAEWVDLSQSGSGDLKFEGSAKQVRSRVDGSGFTTLKGATNRLDAWLDGSGGLGATGLRAVDVNITSRSSGAVTAYVDGGGVTVVLDSSGNVDLYGHALSTQVRASGSGRITWH